The DNA window GGCGGTGATGCGGGTGTCGGTCAGCTCGGTCGGGCCCACGTCGAACACCATCGGGTGGCCCACCCGGATGCCGCGGTCGTGCACCTCCTCCTCGTCCTCGGCCCCGATGTCCACGAACAGCTCGTGCACCTTGGGCACCTTTTCGTTCTTGGTGTCGCGGATGTGGATGGCCGTGTTGCCCACCACGCCGGTGACCGGCCCGTCGTCCCCGAGGATGCGCACACGCAGCCCCCGCGCGATGGCGCGGTCGGAGCCGCCGATGCGGTTGATGTGGATGAAGCCGTCGTCGGTGATGTGGCGCACCATGAACCCGATCTCGTCGGCGTGCGCGTCGAGCATGACGCTCGGGGCATCGTCGGCCGTGCCCTCCAGGCGGGCCCAGGCCGTGCCGTACGCGTCGGCCTCCACCGCGTCGGCGTGGTCGCGCACGTACTCGGTCCACACGCGCTGCCCGGGCGCCTCAAAGCCGGTGGGGCTCGGGGTGTCCAGAAGATCGAAGAAGAACGATTTCGCGTCGTCGGTCATGCGGACGGAAGGAATGGGTGAACGGAATCGTAGGCGTCGGACTGGATGCCGTCTTCTATACGGGACGCCCCCGCGTGGTGTCCGGCGCCCGCATCAAATTTCGGCATGCCCGACGGTTTCCAACCCGACCGTCACAGCCCCGTCGCCCGTCCCGGGACCAATACGAGAAGAAAGAGCTATGTTATAGTCGCTTCTCAGACACCGTTCTCGTGCGTTCTCCCTTCCCCGATTCATCCCGCCGATCATGCAGACGACAACGGACCGCACCTACCACATGCTTATTGTGGAGGACGACACCGACATCCTCATGGGGCTCGAAGAGTATTTTGAGCTCGAAGACTACGAGGTGGACACGGCCGAGGACGGGGAGACGGCCCTCCAGAAAATGAAGGACATGGACAAGTGCGACGTGGTCCTCCTCGACGTAATGCTGCCCGAGAAGGACGGCTTTGAGGTGCTCGAGGAGTCGCAGGAGATGGGCTTCAGCGCCCCCGTTCTCATGATTACGGCCCGCGGGGAGCAGGAGTCGAAATTGAAGGGGTTCGGCCTTGGGGCGGACGACTACATCACCAAGCCGTTCAATGTGGAGGAGCTGGCGGCGCGGGTGAAGGCCATCCTCCAGCGCACCATGCCGCCCGCCGAGGCCCCGATGGACGTCTACGAGATCGGGGACGTGGAGGTCAATTTCTCGACCCACGAGGCGTACCGGAACGGCGACGAGCTGAACTTCACGGCCCTGGAGTTCGACATTTTGCGCTACCTCATCCAGCACAAGGGCCGCACCGTCACGCGCAAGCAGCTGCTGCGGGACGTCTGGGGCATCGACGAGAACATCATCACACGGACGATTGACCGCCACATGGCCTCGGTCCGCAAGAAGATCGAACCGGACCCGTCCGACCCCACCTACATCGAGACGGTCTACGGCATCGGCTACCGGTTCGACGAGGAGTAGTCCGTCTGGACGCCCCGCCCCCCTGCCCCTACACCGTCTCCTGCTCGGACCCTGTCGTCCGCTCGGCGCCCTCCAGTTTGTACCCAATTCCGTACACGCTCTGGATGGGCCACTCGTCTTCCGCCTCGCCGTCCATGACGTCGCGGAGGGCGTTGACGTGCCGGTCGATGGTGCGCGTCTCCACCTCGGTGGGCAGGTCCCACACGTCGCGGAGAATCTGCTCACGGGTGGCCGTGCGGCCGCGCCGGCGCAGCAGATAGGCGAGCAGTTTGTACTCCAGGTCTGTGAGGTCGACGGGCTCTCCGTCCCGTGAGACATCGTCCTCTTCGAGATCCACGCGGAGCCCCCCGACCCGAAAGGTTCCGGTTTCGTCGGTTGCCTCCGCCTCCCGACGAAGCAGCACGTCGATCCGTGCCACCAGCTCCTCCGTCTCGAACGGCTTCGTTAGGTAGTCGTCGGCTCCGACCTGGAAGCCCCGCATCTTGTGCTCGTGGTCGCCGAGGCCCGTGAGCATGAGCACCGGCGTGCGGACCCCGTCGTCCCGGGACTGCCGGAGCACTTCGAAGCCGCTGAGGTCCGGCAGCTTCGCGTCGAGCACGATCAGGTCGTACCCCGGGAGCCGTGTGGCCTCTTCCAGGGCCGTTTCTCCCGTCTCGGCGAGCGTGACCTCGTAGCCCTCGGATTCCAGGTAGAGCAGAAGACTCGTGCTAAGCTCGCTATCGTCCTCGACGACGAGAAGAGAGGGGCCTTCGGGGTCGGAGTCGGACATGGAGGCAAAAGAAGTTAGGCAAAGAGAAGAGTCGGCGCGGAGCTAGGTAGCCCATACGATACGAAGCACGGTACGCTTCCGACAGGGCGCCCGATCCTATTACCCTCTCGCAACAAGAGAAGCTGGTTCAACGGATTCATATCCCTCCGGCCCCGTTGGGAGCCGTCCCGACCGCATTCCTCCTGCATTCGGCCGGGGGCCCGGTCGGCAAACGGATGGGGCGGGCCGTACAGCGATGCCAGGGGTTCATCCGTGCATGACGGCGAGGGGCTCCAGCCGCGCCACCTTGCCGGCGAGGCGCGACCCGGCCACCGTCTCCACGACCCCGCCGATGTTTTCCTTGAGCTGGACGCCGGCGGACGCGGATCCGTCGCCGGACCGAACGGCGACGCCGTCCCCGTCCCCGTCGAGCGGCACCGGCTCGGCCTGGTGGTTTGCCTCGTGGCGACTCATGGTCCGTCCGGCGCCGTGGCAGGCCGACCCAAAGCTCTTCTGCATCGCGTCGCGGGTGGCCAGCATGACCCACGAGGTCTCGCCCATGCTTCCGGGGACCAGCACCGGCTGTCCGAGGGCACGGTACGGGAGCGAGATGCCCGGCGTGCCGGGGCCGAAGGCGCGCGCCGCCCCCTTGCGGTGGACATAGCAGCGCATGTGCTTGCCGTCGACCTGATGCATCTCCACCTGCCCCAGGTTGTGGGCCACGTCGTAGACCGTCTTGAGCCGTTCCCCCGCCCCCTCAAGCAGATCGTCGAACACCTCGCGGACGCGGTGGGCCAGCACCTGTCGGTTGGCATAGGCGTAGTTGGCCGCGGCCCGCATGGCCCCCATGTAGTCTTCCGCCTCGCCCGAGTCGAGCGGCACCGACGCCAGGTTCGGGTCCGGCGGGTCGATGTCGTAGGAGGGGGCCACCTCCTGAAATCGCTCGATGTAGTCGGCACAGACCTGTCGCCCGTACCCACGGGACCCGCAGTGAATCTGGGCAACGAGGGTGCCCTCTTTGAGACCCATCGTGACGGCCGCCGCGCGGTTGAAGACCTCCTCCACCGAGTGAATCTCGATGAAGTGCTCTCCGCCCCCGAGCGTCCCGAGCTGCTGCGCCCCGATCGACCGGGCCGCCTCGCTCACCTTCTTCGGGTCCGCCTCGTTGAGGCGCCCCCCCTCCTCGGCGCGGACGAGGTCGTCCTGCTGCGCCATGTCCTTGCGCAGGGCCCACTGGGCACCGGACTGGGCGACGTGGTCGACCTCGCTCTTGTTGAGCGAGATGGACCCCTCCGCGTCCGTCCCACTCGGAATGTGGTTCTTCAGGGCGTCGGCAAGGGCGTCGAAGTTGCCCTCCGCCTCCTCGGTCTTGATGTCCGACCCCAGCAGTCGGACGCCCGCGTTGATGTCGTGTCCGATGGCGCCGGGCGCAATGGTGCCCACCGGCCATTTCGACACGGCCACAATGCCTACCGGCGCCCCCTGCCCGCTGTAGACATCGGGCATCACCACGAGATGCCCCACCAGTCCGGACAGCATCGAGGTGCGAATCGCCTGACCGATGGCCTTTCGTTCGAGAATCTCGTCGATGAGATTCTCACTCGCGAGGATGCGCACGGGCACCCGCATCGCGTCCTGGAACGACTTGGGGATTTCCCATGTGAATTCGTCGATCCGCGTCAGGTCCGTGCGTTTCATACGCTAGAGGCTCGCGCACGCCCCAGGGCTGAACGCCGTCTGGAACGCCGCGTCTTGTTATTTTTGAGACGTAATTGAGCGAAAATTGAACCATGGGAAGAAATTCAGTGTTCCACTTCCATCTTCCTCATGGGGACTTCCCCGTAGGCTTTCTTTTCGAGCGACGTGCGTTGCACAG is part of the Salinibacter ruber DSM 13855 genome and encodes:
- a CDS encoding response regulator transcription factor, with the protein product MQTTTDRTYHMLIVEDDTDILMGLEEYFELEDYEVDTAEDGETALQKMKDMDKCDVVLLDVMLPEKDGFEVLEESQEMGFSAPVLMITARGEQESKLKGFGLGADDYITKPFNVEELAARVKAILQRTMPPAEAPMDVYEIGDVEVNFSTHEAYRNGDELNFTALEFDILRYLIQHKGRTVTRKQLLRDVWGIDENIITRTIDRHMASVRKKIEPDPSDPTYIETVYGIGYRFDEE
- a CDS encoding response regulator transcription factor; the encoded protein is MSDSDPEGPSLLVVEDDSELSTSLLLYLESEGYEVTLAETGETALEEATRLPGYDLIVLDAKLPDLSGFEVLRQSRDDGVRTPVLMLTGLGDHEHKMRGFQVGADDYLTKPFETEELVARIDVLLRREAEATDETGTFRVGGLRVDLEEDDVSRDGEPVDLTDLEYKLLAYLLRRRGRTATREQILRDVWDLPTEVETRTIDRHVNALRDVMDGEAEDEWPIQSVYGIGYKLEGAERTTGSEQETV
- a CDS encoding RtcB family protein yields the protein MKRTDLTRIDEFTWEIPKSFQDAMRVPVRILASENLIDEILERKAIGQAIRTSMLSGLVGHLVVMPDVYSGQGAPVGIVAVSKWPVGTIAPGAIGHDINAGVRLLGSDIKTEEAEGNFDALADALKNHIPSGTDAEGSISLNKSEVDHVAQSGAQWALRKDMAQQDDLVRAEEGGRLNEADPKKVSEAARSIGAQQLGTLGGGEHFIEIHSVEEVFNRAAAVTMGLKEGTLVAQIHCGSRGYGRQVCADYIERFQEVAPSYDIDPPDPNLASVPLDSGEAEDYMGAMRAAANYAYANRQVLAHRVREVFDDLLEGAGERLKTVYDVAHNLGQVEMHQVDGKHMRCYVHRKGAARAFGPGTPGISLPYRALGQPVLVPGSMGETSWVMLATRDAMQKSFGSACHGAGRTMSRHEANHQAEPVPLDGDGDGVAVRSGDGSASAGVQLKENIGGVVETVAGSRLAGKVARLEPLAVMHG